A genomic stretch from Solanum stenotomum isolate F172 chromosome 8, ASM1918654v1, whole genome shotgun sequence includes:
- the LOC125872289 gene encoding uncharacterized protein LOC125872289, whose product MDMKSIKDLLEQMLDQVQHQHTGESKDVYEIIGKLEQIKSYLLTQAMHSSVFSGLSSLHSPPPQQPSPPIADQQALVSNQQTTPLIAGQQVMTQAVDTVGQPTPMVVQNPASNPQPAGPFFMHPVHWQVVDENLFKAVDEPVLWFSKLVNSENSQQPLTVPHDKIQYFEKGSPPSSYAHSPLFLGMTLPVTLHSSKLESMIGGAPGLLYSKTKTAMHIYWPSVGTFFKKSTMIDVWFQWKKHGPRHMLIVKVEEQGTGPSGAGAEPSGAGASKHPKLGGV is encoded by the exons ATGGATATGAAATCTATAAAAGATTTGTTGGAGCAGATGTTGGACCAAGTTCAACATCAACATACTGGGGAATCCAAAGATGTATACGAAATCATAGGGAAGCTAGAGCAGATTAAATCATATCTTTTAACCCAAG CAATGCATAGCAGTGTATTTTCTGGACTTTCTTCCCTTCATTCACCTCCACCTCAACAACCTTCTCCTCCAATAGCTGACCAGCAAGCATTAGTATCAAATCAACAAACTACTCCTCTGATAGCTGGCCAGCAAGTAATGACACAGGCAGTAGACACTGTGGGACAACCAACACCAATGGTGGTTCAAAATCCAGCATCAAATCCACAGCCAGCTGGCCCGTTTTTCATGCATCCAGTACATTGGCAAGTAGTTGATGAGAATCTGTTTAAGGCCGTCGACGAGCCTGTTCTATGGTTCAGCAAGCTGGTCAATTCAGAAAATTCACAACAGCCGCTTACTGTTCCACATGATAAAATACAGTACTTCGAGAAAGGAAGCCCTCCTTCCTCATATGCGCATTCTCCTCTGTTTCTAGGCATGACCCTACCTGTTACACTGCATAGTAGTAAACTAGAAAGCATGATTGGTGGTGCGCCAGGATTGCTGTATAGTAAAACCAAAACCGCAATGCATATATATTGGCCCTCCGTTGGCACGTTTTTTAAGAAATCAACCATGATTGATGTGTGGTTTCAATGGAAAAAACATGGTCCGAGACATATGCTAATAGTCAAAGTTGAAGAGCAAG GAACAGGGCCATCTGGAGCTGGAGCAGAGCCATCTGGAGCTGGAGCATCAAAACATCCTAAACTAGGTGGCGTTTGA